In Mastigocladopsis repens PCC 10914, a single window of DNA contains:
- a CDS encoding acyltransferase has protein sequence MYKVIEKFLRSKLETWMKSYIENYLNQSLVKGYFDERIKDVIVKQYLIFGDARRLKLSQTCVVNNALFNLSSGSILIGEYVFFGHNVSVITGTHDSSKFGLERMNDFPTEGNDIVIEEGVWIASNVTVIGPCKIGKHSVVAAGAVVKGDVPSYHVVAGIPAKTVKEITPQAEALEKK, from the coding sequence ATGTACAAAGTGATTGAAAAATTTTTACGGTCTAAATTAGAGACCTGGATGAAATCATATATTGAAAATTATCTGAATCAATCTTTAGTTAAAGGATATTTTGATGAACGTATTAAGGATGTCATCGTAAAACAATATCTAATTTTTGGTGATGCAAGAAGATTAAAACTTTCACAAACATGCGTTGTTAACAATGCTTTATTCAACCTTTCATCTGGAAGTATATTAATTGGTGAATATGTTTTTTTTGGTCATAATGTAAGCGTAATAACTGGAACTCATGACTCTAGTAAGTTTGGACTAGAAAGGATGAACGATTTTCCAACTGAAGGAAATGACATTGTTATCGAGGAAGGTGTATGGATAGCAAGTAACGTTACAGTCATTGGTCCATGTAAAATTGGTAAGCATTCTGTAGTTGCAGCAGGTGCAGTCGTGAAAGGTGACGTTCCTAGCTATCATGTTGTAGCGGGTATTCCAGCTAAAACGGTAAAAGAGATAACACCGCAAGCTGAAGCTTTAGAGAAAAAATGA
- a CDS encoding Uma2 family endonuclease has product MYQTDPPRPPHEVLPTMYDLPSELVGEPGLPDEFHIFQPRLLSETCQPPNYPTEEILIATDLNLYYDLRHPLWYKRPDWYIVLGVSRAQQQQDLRLSYVIWQEGVAPFLVVELLSPGTEQEDLGQTLREVNKPPTKWQVYEQILRIPYYVVFDRYNNQLRCFRLEGTRYQELSLPNQRLWLEELQLGLGVWQGSYDNTTGLWLRWYSADHQWIPTPAQQVEQERQRAEQERQRAERLVEYLRIQGIDPDNLP; this is encoded by the coding sequence ATGTATCAAACCGATCCACCCCGTCCACCCCACGAAGTCTTACCAACGATGTATGATTTGCCTAGTGAATTAGTGGGAGAACCCGGCTTGCCAGATGAATTTCATATTTTTCAACCCAGACTGCTTAGTGAAACTTGTCAACCTCCTAACTATCCCACTGAAGAAATTTTAATTGCTACCGACTTAAATCTTTACTACGACCTCCGTCACCCATTGTGGTACAAGCGTCCAGATTGGTACATAGTCTTGGGGGTTTCTCGTGCTCAACAACAACAAGACTTGCGCTTGAGTTATGTGATTTGGCAAGAGGGAGTGGCTCCATTTTTAGTTGTTGAGTTGCTTTCACCTGGGACAGAACAGGAAGACTTAGGACAAACCCTCAGAGAAGTCAACAAGCCCCCAACCAAGTGGCAGGTTTATGAGCAAATTTTACGTATTCCCTATTATGTTGTGTTTGACCGATACAACAATCAACTGCGCTGCTTTCGCTTAGAGGGAACTCGTTACCAGGAATTGTCTTTACCCAACCAACGTTTGTGGTTAGAAGAACTACAGCTAGGTTTGGGAGTTTGGCAAGGTTCTTATGACAACACAACAGGTCTATGGCTGCGTTGGTACAGTGCAGATCATCAGTGGATACCAACACCTGCACAGCAAGTCGAACAAGAACGCCAACGCGCTGAACAAGAACGTCAACGCGCTGAGAGATTAGTAGAATATTTGCGTATACAGGGAATTGATCCGGATAACTTGCCTTGA
- a CDS encoding glycosyltransferase, with product MPSERKISTDAASFSFGVNISGYINSEFGLGEGVRSTIRALEAVGIPFVINNCTFNKIHRKLDSTYTNFSDENPYPINIIQVNADMINTFISSAQPEYFKNKYNIGYWVWELPDFPQEYLPAFNLFHEIWTPSSYSVDAIAPASPVPVIKLMHSISLPQPIVNKQALGLPEHKFIFLFIFDFYSVFERKNPTAVIKAFQQAFGKDNEQALLVLKFSNAKDFPEKYQQLKDLVKGFSNIKLIDKFLLKDELNSLIYHCDCYVSLHRSEGFGLTMAEAMFYGKPVIATAYSGNTDFMNVSHSFPVKYSLVSLTEDCAHYKKGNFWAEPDIDHAAYLMKYVLNNYEEARQVGAKASEQVRLLLSPELIGQKMKNRLEYITQKANKFINDSQLYTELKNKEIELQCLQSLVEEIEKSKFWQLRNQWYKLKEMLKSKFN from the coding sequence ATGCCTTCAGAACGTAAAATTTCAACTGACGCCGCCAGTTTTTCCTTCGGTGTTAACATTTCAGGTTATATTAACAGTGAATTTGGTTTGGGTGAAGGTGTCAGATCAACTATTAGAGCGCTTGAGGCAGTTGGCATTCCTTTTGTCATTAATAATTGTACTTTTAATAAAATTCACAGAAAGTTAGATTCTACTTATACCAATTTCTCTGACGAGAATCCTTATCCAATTAATATTATTCAGGTGAATGCAGATATGATCAATACTTTTATCAGTTCTGCTCAACCTGAATATTTTAAAAATAAGTATAATATTGGGTATTGGGTATGGGAACTTCCAGATTTTCCTCAAGAATACCTACCTGCATTTAATCTTTTTCATGAAATATGGACTCCTAGTAGTTACAGTGTAGATGCGATCGCACCAGCATCACCTGTGCCAGTAATTAAACTCATGCACAGTATTTCCCTACCACAACCTATAGTAAACAAACAAGCACTGGGATTACCAGAGCATAAATTTATTTTTCTCTTTATATTTGATTTTTACAGTGTATTTGAGCGTAAAAATCCCACAGCAGTCATTAAAGCTTTTCAGCAAGCCTTCGGCAAAGATAATGAACAAGCCTTATTAGTTCTGAAATTTTCTAATGCTAAAGACTTTCCTGAGAAATATCAGCAGCTAAAAGATTTAGTGAAAGGCTTTAGTAACATTAAATTAATTGATAAATTTTTGCTAAAAGACGAACTGAACTCACTAATTTACCATTGTGATTGCTACGTATCTTTACATCGTTCTGAAGGGTTTGGTTTGACAATGGCTGAAGCAATGTTCTATGGAAAACCAGTGATAGCAACAGCCTACTCAGGAAATACTGACTTTATGAATGTTAGTCATAGTTTCCCTGTTAAGTATTCTTTAGTTTCCTTGACAGAAGATTGTGCTCATTATAAAAAAGGTAATTTTTGGGCAGAACCAGATATTGACCATGCTGCCTATTTAATGAAATACGTATTGAATAATTATGAAGAAGCAAGGCAAGTGGGTGCAAAAGCCTCTGAACAAGTCAGGCTATTATTAAGTCCTGAATTGATTGGACAAAAGATGAAAAACAGATTGGAATATATAACTCAGAAAGCTAATAAATTTATAAATGATTCTCAATTATACACAGAGTTAAAAAACAAAGAGATAGAACTTCAGTGTTTACAATCTTTAGTAGAAGAGATAGAAAAAAGTAAATTTTGGCAACTGAGAAATCAGTGGTATAAGCTAAAAGAAATGTTGAAATCAAAATTCAATTAA
- a CDS encoding methyltransferase domain-containing protein, with product MIDKNNPEININELMQKVRDEVARRKNRFRLPVVSTFNIEASVMDWKISHIQALLRNAESRAIVRTKWPDNLNRFPFNLIRGIQKIALKILNFIFKDQREVNFNVINALKESTELNRQLIAQVETLRSQLDEQLSTVATPFDELNERLSTVHTHIEGLSENLSLVNTRIQGMDDRWDTINSSTNSRMSDIQKRLDAVDSRVQRIDEHLDSVNTRVQGQNERYIRNDTYLKNDLSQQKRLLTLFLEEAQQRLPQPLSQDQLQTFVNENQHSLDGFYAAFEDRFRGTREEITKKLKVYLPIIAEAQIGTQDSPILDVGCGRGEWLELIRESGYIAKGIDINRVMVEQCQARELEVIESDAIAYLQSLPDASLGAVTGFHIIEHLPFPLLIKLFNEVARVLKTNGLAIFETPNPQNLLVGACDFYSDPTHLNPLHPEMIQFLLNYQGLSNVQLLYLNPVENSPFDQEAPGMQTLRNWFFGPRDYAVVGYKI from the coding sequence ATGATAGACAAAAATAATCCAGAAATTAATATAAATGAGTTGATGCAAAAGGTTCGGGATGAAGTAGCCAGACGAAAGAATCGATTTCGTCTACCAGTCGTTTCAACATTTAATATTGAAGCATCAGTAATGGATTGGAAAATAAGTCATATTCAAGCTTTACTTAGGAATGCAGAATCTAGAGCTATTGTCCGTACAAAGTGGCCTGATAACTTGAATCGGTTTCCTTTTAATTTAATCAGAGGAATACAAAAAATAGCTTTAAAAATACTAAATTTTATATTTAAAGATCAACGAGAAGTAAACTTCAATGTAATCAATGCTTTAAAAGAGTCTACAGAGCTGAATCGGCAGCTAATTGCACAAGTAGAAACTTTACGCTCACAGTTGGATGAGCAACTGAGTACTGTAGCTACTCCCTTTGATGAACTAAATGAACGCCTAAGTACTGTACATACTCACATTGAAGGACTGAGTGAGAACCTAAGTCTTGTAAATACTCGCATTCAAGGAATGGATGACAGATGGGATACCATCAATAGCAGCACAAATAGTAGGATGAGTGATATCCAAAAACGCTTAGATGCCGTAGATAGTCGAGTGCAACGGATAGATGAGCATCTGGATTCTGTGAATACTCGCGTCCAAGGACAGAATGAGCGTTACATCAGAAACGACACTTACCTTAAGAATGACCTCAGCCAGCAAAAGCGCTTGCTTACTCTGTTTTTGGAAGAAGCGCAGCAACGTTTACCACAACCTTTGAGTCAAGACCAACTGCAAACTTTTGTGAATGAAAACCAGCACTCGTTGGATGGTTTCTATGCCGCTTTTGAAGACCGATTTCGGGGCACTCGTGAAGAAATAACTAAAAAATTGAAGGTCTACCTGCCTATAATTGCTGAAGCTCAAATAGGTACGCAGGATTCACCGATTCTAGATGTGGGATGTGGACGAGGTGAATGGCTAGAGTTAATCCGTGAATCTGGATATATAGCAAAGGGGATAGATATCAACAGAGTGATGGTAGAGCAGTGCCAAGCTAGGGAATTGGAAGTGATAGAATCCGATGCAATTGCTTACTTGCAATCTTTGCCAGATGCTAGTTTGGGTGCTGTTACTGGTTTTCATATTATCGAACATCTACCATTTCCTCTGTTAATAAAGTTATTTAATGAAGTAGCACGAGTGCTCAAAACGAATGGATTAGCTATTTTTGAAACGCCAAATCCTCAAAATTTATTGGTAGGGGCTTGTGACTTTTATTCAGATCCAACACATCTGAATCCACTTCACCCAGAAATGATTCAATTTTTGTTAAATTATCAAGGATTATCAAATGTTCAATTATTGTATTTAAATCCTGTAGAAAACAGTCCTTTTGATCAAGAAGCTCCAGGCATGCAAACTCTTCGCAACTGGTTCTTTGGTCCTCGTGATTATGCAGTAGTTGGATATAAAATATGA
- a CDS encoding glycosyltransferase — MKPLAIVTTWFGKNLKGGAEQQAWQIATRLANRGHQVEILTTCCRSFLDDWGVNHLKVGLSQDEAVKIRRFQVANRNSNSFNCVNSFMLSLPSGEIKPGVNPVSLEEAAIFCEENINSIQLLDYLRNQREQYQAFLFLPYLYGPILNGLPIIAERAFLQPCLHDEVYAYLPQVAKIFHEAKGLLFNSEGEAQLAINLYGPGIIPKSIIVGEGVEVGRHYDTNLTHIGEFPVKQERFILYLGRRDSTKKTDFLVKAYATFRQKHPDSSLRLVLAGPGNTSFNGSVPGLVDLGLVQESEKETLLANCLALFQPSRNESYSRVIMEAWFYERPVAAHQDCLATAMAVESSKGGWLAGTEIEWAELFAKIDQMGDEHLAKYGANGKAYAQENAVWDKVIERYETVLGLSEKQVTVSNKPTKRTLKEIHQLLPGFTYGDAISNQARAIRDYLRNLGYKSNIFVEHLDPAVAKEGKKFQPDSISPQAGLIYHHSIGCEVTDYAIAHPGTKCLIYHNITPAEFFLAYRPEIARLLEQGRADLKQLAPHFPLSVGVSAYNAAELMTSGFAQPGILPIGVTPNKWDMPADATLMRQLQDGKTNLLFVGRFSPNKRQDHLVEAFDHYLTMDHQARLILVGGGDINDPYYRHIMSIIESLNLTQHVMIPGKINDAQLLAFYKTAQVFWSMSEHEGFCVPLVEAMWFDVPILAYKSSAVPETLGEAGLMFTSKDDFVQVAALAKLLVKDKSLRAKVIAAQRKRRVFFTQLSVNQYLSNLILKLEENFK; from the coding sequence ATGAAGCCATTGGCAATTGTTACTACCTGGTTTGGCAAAAATTTAAAAGGAGGGGCGGAGCAACAAGCCTGGCAAATAGCTACACGCCTTGCAAATAGAGGACATCAGGTGGAGATATTGACAACTTGTTGTCGCTCATTCCTCGACGACTGGGGAGTTAACCACCTTAAAGTAGGATTAAGCCAGGATGAGGCTGTTAAAATTCGACGTTTTCAGGTAGCTAATCGTAATAGCAATAGCTTTAATTGTGTCAATAGCTTCATGTTAAGCTTACCCTCTGGTGAGATCAAACCTGGAGTCAATCCAGTAAGTCTAGAAGAGGCAGCTATATTTTGCGAAGAAAATATAAACTCTATTCAGTTGCTGGATTACTTAAGAAATCAGCGAGAACAGTATCAGGCATTTCTATTTCTACCCTATCTTTATGGTCCTATACTAAACGGATTACCAATTATTGCAGAGCGTGCCTTTTTACAACCTTGTTTGCATGATGAAGTTTATGCTTACTTGCCTCAAGTTGCAAAAATTTTCCACGAGGCTAAGGGATTGTTGTTCAATAGTGAAGGCGAAGCTCAACTGGCAATTAATTTATATGGACCAGGGATTATTCCAAAAAGCATTATAGTGGGTGAAGGCGTGGAGGTTGGTCGGCATTATGATACAAACCTCACTCATATAGGAGAATTTCCAGTAAAGCAAGAGCGTTTTATTCTTTATCTTGGTCGCCGGGATTCAACAAAAAAAACAGATTTTTTAGTCAAGGCTTATGCAACTTTCAGACAGAAGCATCCAGACTCTAGTTTAAGGTTAGTTCTTGCTGGACCAGGTAATACATCTTTTAATGGCTCGGTTCCCGGTTTGGTTGATTTGGGTTTAGTGCAAGAAAGTGAGAAAGAAACGTTATTAGCCAACTGCTTGGCTTTATTCCAACCAAGTCGGAATGAAAGTTACTCTCGCGTCATAATGGAAGCTTGGTTTTACGAACGACCTGTTGCTGCCCATCAGGATTGTTTGGCAACTGCAATGGCAGTTGAAAGTTCAAAAGGGGGTTGGTTAGCAGGAACAGAAATTGAATGGGCAGAACTGTTTGCAAAAATTGACCAGATGGGAGATGAGCATCTGGCAAAGTATGGAGCAAATGGTAAAGCTTATGCTCAAGAGAATGCGGTATGGGATAAGGTCATTGAACGTTACGAAACTGTACTTGGGTTATCTGAAAAACAGGTTACAGTTTCAAACAAGCCAACAAAGAGAACACTAAAAGAAATTCATCAACTCTTACCCGGTTTTACCTATGGGGATGCCATTTCTAACCAAGCCCGGGCGATTAGAGACTATCTACGCAATCTTGGGTATAAATCCAATATTTTTGTTGAACACCTAGATCCAGCAGTTGCTAAAGAGGGAAAAAAATTTCAGCCAGATAGTATTAGTCCTCAAGCTGGCTTAATTTACCACCACTCGATTGGTTGTGAAGTGACAGATTATGCGATCGCTCATCCAGGTACTAAGTGCTTAATTTATCACAATATTACACCTGCTGAGTTTTTTTTAGCATACCGACCAGAAATTGCCCGACTTTTAGAACAAGGTCGGGCTGATTTGAAACAACTAGCTCCACACTTCCCTTTATCAGTGGGAGTTTCTGCTTACAACGCAGCTGAACTTATGACATCTGGGTTTGCTCAACCAGGTATTCTACCTATCGGGGTCACCCCTAACAAATGGGATATGCCTGCAGATGCTACATTAATGCGGCAACTGCAAGATGGTAAAACTAATCTGCTGTTTGTCGGACGCTTTTCACCAAACAAACGTCAAGATCATTTGGTAGAAGCTTTTGACCATTATTTGACAATGGATCACCAAGCGCGACTCATTTTAGTAGGAGGCGGCGATATCAACGATCCATACTATCGCCATATAATGAGCATCATTGAAAGTTTAAATTTGACCCAGCACGTAATGATTCCAGGAAAAATCAACGATGCTCAACTATTAGCATTTTATAAAACTGCACAGGTATTTTGGTCAATGAGTGAGCATGAAGGTTTTTGTGTGCCACTGGTTGAGGCTATGTGGTTTGATGTTCCTATTCTTGCTTATAAAAGTAGTGCTGTGCCAGAAACATTAGGTGAAGCTGGGTTGATGTTTACCAGTAAGGATGATTTTGTGCAAGTTGCTGCACTAGCAAAGCTACTTGTTAAGGATAAATCACTGAGAGCAAAAGTCATCGCTGCACAACGAAAAAGACGAGTTTTTTTTACACAACTATCTGTTAATCAATATTTAAGTAATCTGATACTTAAACTTGAAGAAAATTTCAAGTAG
- the petP gene encoding cytochrome b6f subunit PetP, whose protein sequence is MEIGQKVKIVRLRDRVSPPVVKRLGQVGTIEGYKMTDSSGVGVVVKFEDNFATWFFEDELKLVQ, encoded by the coding sequence ATGGAAATTGGACAAAAAGTGAAAATCGTTCGCTTGCGCGATCGCGTATCTCCTCCTGTTGTGAAAAGACTAGGACAAGTCGGCACCATCGAAGGCTATAAAATGACCGATAGTAGCGGTGTTGGCGTAGTGGTCAAGTTTGAGGATAATTTTGCAACTTGGTTTTTTGAAGATGAACTCAAACTCGTGCAGTAG
- a CDS encoding ABC transporter permease, with translation MRGVVRKAGKLRRLLPFNDLWWAKFDLLRTLVRRDLEARYKGSVLGNLWPLVNQLSQLLIFTYVFSIVLKVKLSLKNLPENNFTFGLWLFAGLLPWIAFSNGLIQSTNSVVGQPNLVKKVVFPLALLPLVPVLSTLIESSFGLMALIFFVALTSHTLHATLALLPLVWLTQVLFTSGLGYLAAGLTVFLRDIPQTLTVVLNIWLYLAPIVYPASAIPEAWRGWVFWLHPIGTIAEVYRDLVLTGDVKHWGEWAVAFVVSAIVFYLGYSVYKRLRPAFADVL, from the coding sequence ATGCGAGGAGTTGTCCGAAAGGCGGGAAAGTTGAGACGCTTGCTCCCATTTAATGATCTGTGGTGGGCAAAGTTTGACTTGTTGAGAACGCTGGTGCGACGGGATTTAGAGGCGCGGTACAAAGGTTCTGTTTTAGGAAATTTATGGCCCTTAGTGAATCAGCTATCACAGTTATTGATTTTCACTTATGTTTTTTCGATTGTATTAAAGGTTAAGTTAAGTCTTAAAAACTTACCAGAAAATAACTTTACCTTTGGTTTGTGGCTATTTGCGGGGTTACTGCCGTGGATTGCGTTTAGTAATGGTTTAATTCAGTCAACAAATTCGGTGGTAGGACAGCCAAATTTAGTCAAGAAAGTGGTATTTCCCCTGGCTTTGTTACCGCTGGTGCCAGTTTTATCAACGTTGATTGAGAGTTCTTTTGGTTTGATGGCGTTGATTTTTTTTGTGGCGTTAACTTCTCATACTTTACATGCAACTTTGGCACTCCTGCCGTTGGTCTGGCTGACGCAAGTGCTCTTTACTTCAGGATTGGGGTATTTGGCAGCGGGATTAACTGTGTTTTTACGAGATATTCCGCAGACATTGACAGTTGTATTAAACATTTGGTTATATTTGGCACCCATTGTCTACCCAGCGTCAGCTATTCCAGAAGCATGGCGGGGTTGGGTGTTTTGGTTACATCCAATAGGGACAATAGCAGAAGTTTATCGTGACCTAGTTTTAACGGGAGATGTGAAGCACTGGGGCGAGTGGGCAGTTGCTTTTGTCGTATCTGCAATCGTATTTTATTTAGGTTATTCAGTGTATAAGCGTTTGCGTCCGGCTTTTGCAGATGTTTTGTGA
- a CDS encoding ABC transporter ATP-binding protein, producing the protein MGEEIAVSLKNVSKCYKRYARPVDKLKEILLPGKSRAQEFWALRDINFKVPQGETVGIIGQNGSGKSTLLQIIAGTLTPTTGEVYVNGRVSALLELGSGFNPEFTGRQNVFFNGQILGLSREEIEAKFDDIVTFAEIGSFIDEPVKTYSSGMFVRLAFSVAINVNPDILIVDEALSVGDGVFVHRCMAKIRDFQDTGGTILFVSHDIGSVSRLCSEAIWINQGEIVDGGKPAEVCKHYQAWIHEEVNKRTAININSEHNVSPSLNEDKIDISKITVKNLNPFTQKPYISFAGFERFGTGRAEIEAISIVGADDKPIKLVYPGDIVRIRITTFRHDKVRKPNVGIALLDRLRTVLSGWSTELIDKNFADYWLSQSEIGRATVEFEFIWPHLSGGNYAFDIAFGDGPHENLEMLDWIQNATVIQAAVNDFVDGIFQVSGREVRLCEAPLCTK; encoded by the coding sequence ATGGGTGAGGAGATTGCAGTTTCACTAAAGAATGTCTCGAAGTGCTACAAGCGCTATGCTCGTCCGGTAGATAAGTTAAAGGAAATTTTGCTACCCGGAAAGAGCCGCGCTCAAGAGTTTTGGGCTTTGCGAGATATTAACTTCAAGGTTCCCCAAGGAGAAACTGTAGGGATTATTGGTCAAAATGGATCTGGCAAAAGTACACTACTGCAAATTATTGCCGGAACGTTGACACCAACTACAGGAGAAGTCTATGTGAATGGTCGAGTTTCAGCTTTACTTGAACTAGGTAGTGGATTTAATCCAGAGTTTACAGGGCGGCAGAATGTATTTTTTAATGGGCAAATTTTAGGATTAAGTCGAGAAGAAATAGAAGCTAAGTTTGATGATATTGTAACTTTTGCTGAAATTGGAAGTTTTATCGACGAGCCAGTTAAGACCTATTCTAGTGGGATGTTTGTTCGTTTAGCATTTTCAGTAGCAATTAATGTCAATCCCGATATTTTGATTGTAGATGAAGCCTTATCTGTAGGAGATGGGGTTTTCGTGCATCGCTGTATGGCAAAAATTAGAGATTTTCAAGATACTGGTGGGACGATTTTATTTGTATCCCATGATATAGGATCTGTTTCGCGCCTTTGTTCAGAAGCTATCTGGATTAATCAAGGCGAGATTGTAGATGGCGGAAAACCTGCTGAGGTCTGCAAACACTATCAAGCTTGGATACATGAGGAAGTCAATAAGAGAACTGCCATAAATATCAATTCAGAGCACAATGTTTCGCCAAGTTTAAATGAAGATAAGATAGATATAAGTAAGATTACTGTTAAAAACTTAAATCCTTTTACTCAAAAGCCATATATATCATTTGCTGGATTTGAAAGATTTGGTACTGGTCGTGCAGAAATTGAAGCTATCTCTATAGTTGGTGCAGACGATAAGCCAATTAAGTTGGTTTACCCAGGAGATATAGTAAGGATCCGAATTACTACGTTTAGACATGACAAAGTGAGAAAGCCAAATGTTGGCATAGCTCTACTTGATAGATTAAGAACTGTTCTATCAGGATGGAGTACCGAATTGATAGATAAAAATTTTGCCGACTACTGGTTATCTCAATCAGAGATAGGAAGAGCAACAGTTGAATTTGAGTTTATTTGGCCTCACTTATCTGGAGGAAATTACGCTTTTGACATAGCATTTGGAGACGGTCCCCATGAAAACTTAGAAATGCTGGATTGGATTCAGAATGCAACTGTTATACAAGCAGCAGTAAATGACTTTGTAGATGGAATCTTTCAAGTATCTGGCAGAGAGGTAAGACTATGTGAGGCACCATTATGTACAAAGTGA
- a CDS encoding Uma2 family endonuclease, whose product MFVTAQQLEQQMPDASRLLSDEPEMESSLHYMQLLLLVTCLEWLWRDRNDFFIGANLTIYFSRQQLRNRDFRGPDFFFVKDTEKRPRNSWVVWEEDGRYPDLIIELLSESTAKVDRNLKKNLYENRFRTPEYFWFSPENLEFVGFELVGNEYQEIAPNAQGWRWSQVLGLYLGVDAGKLRYFTTEGDLVPTPEEAAKVAQQMAIEEQQRASEAQQQASEAQQQASEAQLLLEKERQRSQLLAQQLRSLGIDPDSLT is encoded by the coding sequence ATGTTTGTCACAGCACAACAGCTAGAACAACAGATGCCCGATGCAAGTCGGTTGTTAAGTGATGAGCCAGAAATGGAGAGTTCTTTGCATTATATGCAGCTTCTGCTGCTGGTAACTTGTTTGGAGTGGCTGTGGCGAGACCGGAATGATTTCTTTATTGGCGCGAATCTGACTATATATTTCAGTCGCCAGCAGTTGCGGAATCGGGATTTTAGAGGACCAGATTTTTTCTTCGTGAAGGACACTGAGAAAAGACCCCGCAATTCTTGGGTTGTTTGGGAGGAAGATGGTCGTTATCCAGACTTGATTATTGAATTACTTTCAGAGAGTACAGCTAAAGTTGACCGGAATTTGAAGAAAAACTTATATGAAAACCGGTTTCGTACTCCAGAATATTTTTGGTTTTCGCCGGAAAATTTGGAATTTGTCGGTTTTGAGTTGGTAGGCAATGAATATCAAGAAATTGCCCCAAATGCACAAGGATGGCGTTGGAGTCAGGTGCTAGGTCTGTATTTGGGTGTGGATGCGGGTAAACTGCGATACTTCACAACTGAAGGCGATTTGGTGCCGACACCAGAGGAGGCAGCGAAAGTTGCACAACAAATGGCTATTGAGGAACAGCAACGAGCATCCGAAGCACAGCAACAAGCATCCGAAGCACAGCAACAAGCATCCGAAGCTCAATTGCTTTTGGAAAAAGAACGACAGCGATCGCAGTTGTTGGCACAGCAGTTGCGATCATTAGGTATTGATCCAGATAGTTTAACTTAG
- a CDS encoding Get3/ArsA fold putative tail anchor-mediating ATPase NosAFP: MALILTFLGKGGSDCASRSALTGNRTKIAIAAAKLLASQGKRVLLAGQADPALSILLGATLSPDPQEIAANLQVVQFQTAVLLERSWEEVKKLEAQYLRTPILKDIYGQELAVLPGMDSALALNAIREYDESGKYDAIVYDGSGDSSTLRMLGMPESLSWYVRRFRQLFINSDLGKTISESPLIQPLISTFFNVNWTSDNFSQPTNKINNILDKGRAALADPKRIAAFLVTTNDPVEVATTRYLWGGAQQVGLTVGGVILVSSDTTISLGEEFTPLPVSVVPDAKAGEWQPLIDALPNLVAQALQAPKPIEVDVHTSQVRLFLPGFDKKQVKLTQYGPEVTVEAGDQRRNIFLPPALSGRSITGAKFQNNYLIISF; this comes from the coding sequence ATGGCCCTGATACTGACATTTTTGGGCAAAGGCGGCAGTGATTGCGCTTCGCGCAGTGCCCTAACGGGCAATCGCACGAAAATTGCGATCGCCGCAGCTAAGTTATTGGCAAGTCAAGGCAAGCGTGTTCTCCTAGCTGGACAGGCAGATCCAGCATTGTCAATTCTGCTAGGAGCAACTCTTAGTCCTGACCCCCAAGAAATTGCTGCCAATCTACAAGTTGTGCAGTTCCAAACAGCGGTGCTGCTAGAACGTAGCTGGGAGGAAGTCAAAAAACTCGAGGCGCAATACCTCCGCACGCCCATTCTGAAAGATATTTACGGTCAAGAACTGGCAGTCTTGCCGGGGATGGACAGCGCCCTCGCCCTGAATGCCATCCGCGAGTACGACGAAAGCGGCAAATATGACGCCATAGTCTACGATGGCTCAGGCGACTCTTCCACGCTGCGGATGTTGGGAATGCCAGAGTCTCTCAGTTGGTATGTGCGGAGGTTTCGCCAATTGTTTATCAATTCCGACTTAGGAAAAACAATTTCCGAATCACCCTTGATTCAACCCCTCATTAGCACCTTTTTCAACGTCAACTGGACATCAGATAACTTCTCCCAACCCACTAACAAAATCAATAATATTTTGGACAAGGGAAGAGCTGCCCTTGCCGACCCTAAACGCATTGCTGCTTTCCTAGTCACGACCAATGACCCTGTGGAAGTCGCTACGACCCGTTATCTTTGGGGTGGTGCCCAACAAGTTGGTCTCACTGTTGGTGGCGTTATCCTTGTGTCTTCTGACACAACTATCTCCTTAGGAGAGGAATTTACTCCCCTGCCAGTGAGTGTTGTTCCAGACGCAAAAGCAGGTGAGTGGCAACCGCTCATTGATGCCCTACCTAATTTGGTGGCGCAAGCGCTACAGGCTCCCAAGCCTATAGAAGTAGACGTTCACACAAGTCAGGTTCGCTTATTTCTGCCTGGATTTGACAAAAAACAGGTCAAACTGACTCAATATGGTCCAGAAGTCACTGTGGAAGCAGGAGACCAACGACGTAATATCTTCCTACCTCCTGCCCTGAGTGGCAGATCTATTACTGGAGCGAAGTTTCAAAATAATTATTTGATAATCTCCTTTTAG